In Felis catus isolate Fca126 chromosome A2, F.catus_Fca126_mat1.0, whole genome shotgun sequence, the following proteins share a genomic window:
- the PLVAP gene encoding plasmalemma vesicle-associated protein, translating to MGLAAEHGAYSREGGGPRGCWYYLRYFFLFVSLIQFLIILGLVLFMVYGNVHVSTESNLQATERRAEGLYSQLVGLTASQANLSKELNLTSRTKDTVMQLLGSARRDLDRINASFRQCQADRVISMNNERYMAAIILSEKKCQEQLKEANKSSDASLLALNQKVQMLEVELAKEKQVCAKDKEGLALNKRLVEEQLAECGRAREQQRQERQLAEDRLQKVQTLCLPLDKDKFETELRNLWRDSIIPRTLDTMGYNLYHPLGSELTSIRRTCDHMPALMSTKVDELARSLRAGIERVARESSDVQRQKLEVERSLQATQAAKEKAEKEAQAREAKLQAECVRQTQLALEEKAALRKERDSLAKELEERKREAEQLKMQLAVSRSALDACIKAKSQPIPGPRPVGPAPNPQPIDPAGLEEFKRRILESQRLPAGAAAPSSG from the exons ATGGGGCTGGCGGCGGAGCACGGCGCGTACTCCCGGGAGGGGGGCGGCCCGAGGGGCTGCTGGTACTACCTGCGctactttttcctctttgtgtCGCTCATTCAGTTCCTCATCATCCTGGGCCTCGTCCTCTTCATGGTCTACGGCAACGTGCACGTGAGCACGGAATCCAACCTGCAGGCCACCGAGCGCCGGGCCGAGGGCCTGTACAGCCAGCTCGTGGGGCTCACGGCCTCCCAGGCCAACCTGTCCAAGGAGCTCAACCTCACCTCCCGCACCAAGGACACGGTCATGCAGCTGCTGGGGAGCGCCCGCCGCGATCTGGACCGGATCAACGCCAGCTTCCGCCAGTGCCAGGCTGACCGG GTGATCTCCATGAACAACGAGCGATATATGGCAGCCATCATCCTGAGTGAGAAGAAATGTCAAGAGCAGCTGAAGGAAGCTAACAAGAGCTCCGATG CCTCGCTCCTGGCGCTGAACCAGAAGGTCCAGATGCTGGAGGTGGAACTGGCGAAGGAGAAGCAGGTGTGCGCCAAAGACAAGGAGGGCCTGGCGCTGAACAAGCGGCTGGTGGAGGAGCAGCTGGCCGAGTGTGGCAGGGCCCGGGAGCAGCAGCGGCAGGAGCGACAGCTGGCCGAGGATCGCCTGCAGAAGGTGCAGACCCTCTGCCTCCCGCTGGACAAGGACAAGTTTGAGACGGAGCTGCGGAACCTCTGGCGGGACTCCATCATCCCGCGCACCCTGGACACCATGGGCTACAACCTGTACCACCCTCTCGGCTCCGAGCTGACCTCCATCCGGAGGACCTGCGACCACATGCCCGCCCTCATGAGCACCAAGGTGGACGAGCTGGCCCGGAGCCTGCGGGCCGGCATCGAGCGCGTGGCCCGCGAGAGCTCGGACGTCCAGCGCCAGAAGCTGGAGGTCGAGCGGAGCCTGCAGGCCACTCAGGCGGCCAAGGAGAAGGCGGAGAAGGAGGCCCAGGCCCGAGAGGCCAAGCTCCAGGCCGAATGCGTCCGGCAGACCCAGCTAGCCCTGGAGGAGAAGGCGGCTCTGCGGAAGGAGCGAGACAGCCTGGCAaaggagctggaggagaggaAGCGGGAGGCAGAGCAGCTCAAGATGCAGCTGGCCGTCAGCCGCTCCGCCTTGGACGCCTGCATCAAGGCCAAG TCGCAGCCGATACCTGGACCAAGACCTGTGggccctgcccccaacccccagcccatCG ACCCAGCTGGCCTCGAGGAATTCAAGAGAAGGATCCTGGAATCCCAGAGGCTTCCCGCAGGGGCTGCAGCCCCATCCAG TGGctga